A genome region from Altererythrobacter aquiaggeris includes the following:
- the pdxH gene encoding pyridoxamine 5'-phosphate oxidase, translated as MDTSQANSAIPVADPFELFGKWFAEARTSEPNDPDAMALATATPGGAPSVRMVLLKGHGSNGFTFYTNAQSRKGQEIGTNSQAALLFHWKSLRRQIRIEGVLEEVLPETADAYFHSRSRDSQLGAVASDQSRPLPRRQDFIDRFDEAATRFEGSMVERPRHWTGFTLLPGAFEFWLDRPNRLHDRRRFERTGDGWTDMLLYP; from the coding sequence ATGGACACTTCGCAAGCCAATAGCGCCATTCCCGTTGCCGATCCTTTCGAACTGTTCGGCAAATGGTTTGCCGAAGCACGGACAAGCGAACCCAACGATCCCGATGCCATGGCTTTGGCAACCGCGACCCCCGGCGGCGCCCCTTCTGTCAGGATGGTTCTGCTGAAAGGGCACGGCAGCAACGGATTCACGTTCTACACCAATGCCCAAAGCCGCAAAGGGCAGGAAATAGGCACTAATTCGCAGGCCGCGCTGCTGTTTCACTGGAAAAGTCTGCGGCGGCAGATCCGGATCGAGGGCGTGCTCGAAGAAGTATTGCCCGAGACGGCAGACGCATATTTTCACAGCCGCTCGCGCGATTCGCAATTGGGCGCGGTTGCATCCGACCAGTCGCGGCCATTGCCCCGCCGGCAGGATTTTATCGACCGGTTTGACGAGGCGGCCACGCGGTTCGAGGGCAGCATGGTGGAACGGCCCAGGCACTGGACGGGATTTACGCTGCTGCCGGGAGCGTTCGAATTCTGGCTTGATCGGCCAAACCGACTGCATGACCGTCGCCGTTTCGAGCGGACCGGAGACGGCTGGACCGATATGTTGCTATATCCATGA
- a CDS encoding cation diffusion facilitator family transporter, giving the protein MSGRLHASHEKRAGLTRTAAYASISVAVLLVGLKLWATWQSDSAAMLGSLADSSLDLVASLATLLGVWVAAHPADEDHRFGHGKAEALAAMFQVVLIALSAFGIAFSSITRLINGNRVAAIEEGIAVSVIAIIATVGLLAWQRYVIARTQSVAIGADHVHYQSDLLLNLAVIAALVLDSVIGVSGADPLFGLGIALWLGWGAWRASSEAIDHLMDREWPEEKRHRFVEIAARHEELRNLHDLRTRTSGNRDFVQFHVDMPAGMSVGRAHEIIDRVEEDLCSHFPNMELLIHIDPAGHVDEPDNPMVEEDEFAKLKDSK; this is encoded by the coding sequence ATGAGCGGCCGTCTCCACGCTTCGCATGAAAAGCGTGCCGGGCTGACGCGCACTGCCGCATATGCGTCGATTTCGGTTGCCGTTTTGCTTGTCGGTCTGAAGCTATGGGCAACCTGGCAGAGCGATTCTGCAGCCATGCTCGGCAGTCTGGCGGATTCTTCGCTCGATCTTGTCGCCAGCCTCGCCACTTTGCTCGGCGTCTGGGTTGCTGCGCACCCTGCTGATGAGGATCACCGCTTCGGCCACGGCAAGGCGGAAGCTCTGGCTGCGATGTTCCAGGTTGTGCTGATCGCGCTTTCGGCGTTCGGAATTGCTTTCAGTTCAATCACCCGTTTGATCAACGGCAACCGCGTTGCAGCAATCGAGGAAGGGATTGCCGTCTCGGTCATTGCCATCATCGCCACTGTCGGGCTACTGGCCTGGCAGCGTTATGTCATCGCCCGCACACAATCGGTCGCCATCGGCGCGGACCATGTCCATTATCAGTCGGATCTGCTGCTCAATCTGGCAGTCATAGCGGCGCTGGTTCTGGATTCTGTGATTGGCGTGTCCGGCGCCGATCCGCTGTTCGGCCTTGGCATAGCTCTGTGGCTTGGCTGGGGTGCGTGGCGCGCTTCGTCCGAGGCTATCGACCATTTGATGGACCGCGAATGGCCTGAAGAAAAGCGTCATCGTTTCGTCGAAATCGCCGCCAGGCATGAAGAGCTGCGTAACCTCCATGATTTGCGGACACGCACCAGCGGCAACCGCGATTTCGTCCAGTTCCATGTGGATATGCCTGCAGGGATGAGCGTGGGCCGAGCGCATGAGATCATTGACCGCGTCGAAGAAGATCTGTGCAGCCATTTCCCGAACATGGAATTGCTGATCCACATCGATCCAGCCGGGCATGTCGACGAGCCGGACAACCCGATGGTTGAAGAAGATGAATTCGCCAAATTGAAGGACAGCAAGTGA
- a CDS encoding PhzF family phenazine biosynthesis protein: protein MSQKIPYWHVDAFANRSFTGNQAAVMELDSWLADDVLQAIGEENNFAETAFIVRDDTGAADWELRWFTPLLEIRLCGHATLASGHVLLSRDGAGDRVTFRTRQAGVLEVVKAEGGYEVGLPALRTEPGEWEEAAELLGARPLETWQHPDRYNIFLFASEAEVRALTPDLRSLATFGDPQYICTAPGEKTDVVSRVFVPGAGVDEDSVTGSAHAALTPFWAEKLGRDRFTAHQASQRGGDLTCRLAKDDQGERAWLGGRCVTVVEGSFYISG, encoded by the coding sequence GTGAGCCAGAAGATCCCCTACTGGCATGTCGATGCCTTCGCAAACCGTTCGTTCACCGGCAACCAGGCCGCTGTGATGGAGTTGGACAGCTGGCTTGCCGATGATGTTCTGCAGGCTATTGGCGAAGAGAACAATTTTGCTGAAACCGCCTTCATCGTGCGCGACGATACGGGCGCGGCAGACTGGGAATTGCGCTGGTTTACGCCCTTACTGGAGATCAGGCTTTGCGGCCATGCAACGCTTGCATCGGGTCATGTCCTGCTATCCCGCGATGGTGCTGGTGACCGCGTCACTTTTCGTACGCGGCAGGCAGGCGTTCTCGAAGTTGTGAAGGCAGAAGGTGGATACGAAGTTGGCCTTCCCGCGCTCAGAACCGAACCGGGTGAATGGGAGGAGGCAGCGGAACTGCTGGGCGCCCGGCCGCTGGAAACCTGGCAACACCCTGATCGTTACAACATCTTTCTGTTCGCCAGCGAAGCAGAGGTCCGCGCGTTAACCCCCGATTTGCGCAGCCTCGCCACATTTGGCGATCCGCAGTATATTTGCACTGCGCCGGGGGAGAAAACAGACGTCGTCAGCCGCGTATTCGTGCCTGGCGCAGGTGTGGACGAAGATAGCGTGACCGGTTCCGCCCATGCGGCGTTGACACCGTTCTGGGCCGAAAAACTGGGCCGTGACAGGTTTACCGCACATCAGGCGTCGCAGCGCGGCGGGGATCTGACCTGCAGACTGGCCAAGGATGACCAGGGCGAGCGTGCATGGCTGGGCGGGCGCTGCGTCACTGTGGTGGAAGGGTCGTTCTACATTT